Proteins encoded within one genomic window of Nitrospira sp.:
- a CDS encoding dehydrogenase codes for MKQILQNLSNGQTELAEVPCPQVRSGQLLLRTRTTLVSVGTERMLVEFGKANLLDKARQQPDKVRMVLEKVKTDGLLPTLEAVRNKLDQPLALGYCNAGVVVEVGAGVEGVHVGDRVVSNGKHAEMVAVSKNLCARIPDGVSDEAAAFTVIGAIALQGIRLIVPTLGESIVVTGLGLIGLIAVQLLRAHGCRVLGIDFDADKLEQAREFGAEVVNLSNGGDPVSAALAFSRGCGVDGVLITASTKSNEPMHQAALMCRKRGRIVLVGVTGLELSRADFYEKELTFQVSCSYGPGRYDPLYEESGQDYPLGFVRWTEQRNFEAILDMLADGRLNVEPLISHRFPFEQATQAYELFGSGKRVLGIVLQYPDSTKNSDTNLLHRTVRLAQTVRREDTVKIGIIGSGNYATQVLIPALSKTGAVMKSVASATGVSGVHAGKKYGFEEATTDSTALLNDPDINTVVITTRHDSHARLVCEALKRGTNVFCEKPLALTRDELDEIERTYHAAHEMSSSPPIEGPLLMVGFNRRFSPQVQKLKSLLASVHESKSFIMTVNAGAIPPEHWTQDKAVGGGRIIGEGCHFIDLLRFLAGAPIVSVQAIGMGQAPGMVVRDDKVSINLGFADGSFGTVHYFANGHKSFPKERLEVFCEGRIVQLDNFRKMRAYGWPGFTTMNLWRQDKGQGACAASFVNAIRNGGPSPISFEELIEVTRVSFEVMERMS; via the coding sequence ATGAAGCAAATCCTGCAAAACCTTTCAAATGGCCAAACAGAACTGGCTGAAGTTCCATGCCCCCAAGTGAGATCCGGACAACTGCTCCTACGCACCCGTACCACACTTGTCTCGGTAGGCACGGAGCGGATGCTGGTCGAGTTTGGTAAAGCTAACCTGCTCGACAAGGCGCGCCAGCAACCGGACAAAGTTCGGATGGTGCTAGAGAAGGTCAAGACAGATGGGCTCTTGCCGACACTGGAGGCGGTGCGCAACAAACTCGATCAGCCGTTGGCGCTTGGCTACTGCAACGCCGGCGTGGTGGTCGAGGTCGGCGCCGGAGTCGAGGGGGTTCATGTAGGCGACCGTGTGGTGTCCAACGGCAAACATGCGGAGATGGTCGCCGTCTCGAAGAATCTCTGTGCACGCATTCCGGACGGCGTCAGCGACGAGGCTGCGGCCTTTACCGTGATCGGTGCGATCGCGTTGCAGGGAATCCGCTTGATTGTACCAACATTGGGTGAGTCCATCGTCGTGACGGGATTAGGGTTGATTGGCCTCATTGCGGTTCAACTTCTACGGGCCCATGGTTGCCGGGTGCTCGGCATCGATTTCGATGCGGATAAACTGGAGCAGGCGCGGGAGTTTGGGGCCGAGGTTGTCAATCTTTCAAACGGAGGAGACCCTGTCTCGGCGGCGCTGGCGTTCTCGCGTGGGTGCGGCGTCGATGGGGTTCTGATTACAGCTTCTACCAAGAGCAATGAACCTATGCATCAGGCCGCCCTCATGTGCCGCAAGCGAGGCCGCATTGTACTGGTTGGTGTTACTGGGCTCGAATTATCACGTGCTGATTTTTACGAGAAGGAACTGACGTTCCAGGTATCGTGTTCCTATGGGCCGGGCCGTTATGACCCGCTCTACGAGGAAAGTGGGCAGGATTATCCCTTGGGTTTTGTCCGATGGACCGAACAGCGAAATTTTGAGGCGATATTGGATATGCTGGCCGACGGACGACTGAACGTTGAACCGCTGATCTCGCACCGTTTTCCTTTCGAACAGGCCACTCAAGCTTATGAGTTGTTTGGCAGCGGTAAGAGAGTGCTCGGGATTGTCTTGCAATATCCGGATAGCACGAAGAATTCTGATACGAACCTTCTGCACCGGACTGTCAGGCTTGCTCAGACCGTACGCCGTGAAGATACGGTGAAAATTGGGATCATTGGTTCTGGGAATTATGCAACGCAGGTGTTGATCCCGGCTCTGAGCAAAACCGGTGCGGTGATGAAATCAGTGGCGTCTGCTACCGGGGTGAGCGGGGTGCATGCCGGGAAGAAGTATGGATTTGAGGAGGCCACGACCGACAGCACTGCCCTCCTCAATGACCCGGACATCAACACGGTGGTGATTACCACGCGCCATGATAGCCATGCACGGCTTGTGTGCGAGGCGCTTAAGCGCGGCACGAATGTGTTTTGCGAAAAGCCGCTGGCGCTCACGCGCGATGAGCTTGACGAGATTGAACGGACATATCACGCGGCACATGAGATGTCCTCCTCGCCACCTATCGAGGGACCGCTGTTGATGGTGGGCTTTAACCGTCGTTTTTCGCCACAGGTCCAGAAGCTTAAATCCTTGCTCGCCAGTGTCCATGAATCCAAGAGTTTCATCATGACGGTGAATGCAGGAGCGATCCCTCCCGAACACTGGACGCAGGACAAGGCTGTAGGCGGTGGACGCATCATTGGAGAAGGATGCCATTTTATTGACCTGCTTCGATTCCTGGCAGGTGCACCGATTGTTTCTGTGCAGGCCATCGGGATGGGACAGGCGCCGGGTATGGTCGTGCGTGATGACAAGGTGAGTATCAACCTCGGCTTTGCTGATGGATCTTTCGGGACGGTCCATTATTTCGCCAACGGCCACAAATCCTTTCCCAAGGAGCGACTGGAAGTTTTTTGCGAAGGTCGGATTGTGCAGTTGGACAACTTTAGGAAGATGAGAGCCTATGGGTGGCCAGGGTTTACCACGATGAACCTTTGGCGGCAGGACAAGGGGCAGGGCGCTTGCGCCGCCTCGTTTGTGAATGCCATTCGAAATGGTGGGCCCTCGCCTATTTCATTCGAGGAATTGATAGAGGTGACACGGGTTAGTTTTGAAGTGATGGAGCGAATGAGCTAA
- a CDS encoding glycosyltransferase family 4 protein, with product MKTIAFNALNSNSGGGKSIRDSFLELLNNEVLVDRYVVIAAQGSALGFVTNPNIEILRMPGLCSWTLAAPIIYRFVLGRVLDRVGADVVLNIGDLIIHTTVKQIYVFDWAYALDVHPKVWADMKSIDLLIRKAKLWLLKRYFHRPDIVIAQTHFIQNRLKELYSLKDVRVINNAVTIKTAKKGLSPNFDLPPGVRLVCPAVYYPHKNIEVLLDLASLIMHQNLDYRIVTTVNPDTGAAQRFVDAIVERRLQYVIKNIGQVPLDQMYILYEQCDALLMPTLLESFSIVYLESMHHGLPIFTSNMWFARSVCGEAAKYFDPFNAEDILRSLNEVMPNADAKEALVAVGRRQLASFPTWEENFAAYCEFINELS from the coding sequence ATGAAAACTATCGCCTTCAACGCGCTCAATTCCAATTCAGGAGGTGGCAAGAGTATTCGTGACAGCTTTCTGGAATTGCTCAACAACGAGGTTTTGGTCGATCGATATGTTGTTATCGCCGCCCAGGGTTCGGCTCTCGGTTTTGTCACCAATCCGAACATAGAAATTCTCAGGATGCCGGGCCTTTGTAGTTGGACTCTGGCTGCGCCAATTATCTACCGATTCGTCCTGGGACGAGTGCTCGACAGGGTCGGGGCTGACGTCGTTCTCAATATTGGCGACCTGATCATTCATACTACAGTGAAGCAGATTTACGTATTCGACTGGGCTTATGCGCTCGATGTGCACCCAAAGGTCTGGGCGGATATGAAATCAATCGATTTGCTCATCAGGAAAGCCAAGCTGTGGCTGCTCAAGCGCTACTTCCACCGCCCTGACATCGTTATTGCCCAAACCCACTTCATACAGAACAGGCTTAAGGAGTTGTATAGCCTGAAAGATGTTCGGGTGATCAATAACGCTGTCACCATCAAGACTGCAAAGAAAGGTCTATCGCCCAATTTCGATCTGCCACCGGGCGTCAGGCTGGTGTGTCCTGCTGTCTACTACCCCCACAAGAACATCGAGGTTCTTCTTGATCTTGCGAGCCTCATCATGCACCAAAATCTGGACTATCGCATCGTGACAACGGTTAACCCTGACACCGGTGCGGCACAGCGTTTTGTTGATGCGATTGTCGAGCGTCGGTTGCAATATGTTATAAAGAACATCGGGCAGGTGCCACTCGATCAAATGTACATTTTGTACGAACAGTGCGACGCACTATTAATGCCCACTTTGCTCGAGAGTTTTAGTATCGTGTATTTGGAGTCAATGCATCACGGTCTCCCGATTTTCACCAGCAACATGTGGTTTGCCCGTTCGGTCTGCGGTGAGGCGGCGAAATATTTCGATCCCTTCAATGCGGAGGACATTCTTCGCTCACTCAATGAAGTGATGCCTAATGCCGACGCAAAAGAGGCATTGGTAGCTGTCGGGAGGCGGCAGTTGGCGTCGTTTCCCACGTGGGAAGAGAACTTTGCTGCATATTGCGAATTCATCAACGAACTTTCATGA
- the hisH gene encoding imidazole glycerol phosphate synthase subunit HisH — protein sequence MITLVNYGLGNIQAFANIYKRLNIPVVVANTSDELARAEKIILPGVGAFDWAMTRLSESGMRACLDDLVLVKKCPILGVCVGMQMMAKCSDEGKLPGLGWIDAEVRHFGQGVGGEKFGVGNTVLGMKGLALPHMGWNDVAPQKAEYLFKGMQTGARFYFLHSYYFLSQNPDTVLAVTDYNGPFTSAICSGNMVGTQFHPEKSHQWGIQLLKNFAEL from the coding sequence ATGATCACGTTGGTCAATTACGGACTAGGCAATATCCAAGCGTTCGCCAATATCTATAAACGTTTGAATATTCCGGTCGTCGTTGCCAACACAAGTGATGAGTTGGCCCGGGCAGAGAAGATCATTCTTCCCGGCGTAGGGGCATTCGATTGGGCCATGACCCGGCTGAGCGAGTCGGGAATGCGCGCGTGTCTGGACGATCTAGTATTAGTGAAAAAATGTCCAATCCTCGGTGTCTGTGTGGGTATGCAGATGATGGCGAAGTGCAGTGACGAGGGGAAGCTACCTGGGCTCGGTTGGATTGATGCAGAGGTTCGTCATTTCGGGCAAGGCGTGGGGGGTGAGAAATTTGGAGTTGGGAATACAGTGCTAGGTATGAAGGGGTTGGCTCTGCCGCACATGGGATGGAATGATGTTGCTCCTCAAAAAGCAGAGTACCTTTTTAAGGGTATGCAGACAGGTGCCCGTTTTTATTTCCTGCACTCCTATTACTTTCTTTCGCAAAATCCTGACACGGTGTTGGCTGTGACGGATTACAACGGCCCTTTTACCTCCGCGATCTGCTCTGGGAACATGGTGGGCACGCAGTTCCATCCTGAAAAGAGTCATCAGTGGGGCATCCAACTGTTAAAGAATTTCGCTGAGCTCTAA
- a CDS encoding glycosyltransferase family 4 protein has product MRVLFLSHYFPPEVNAPASRTYEHCKQWVRDGHEVTVVTCAPNHPRGKVYEGYSNRFFQREEKDEIRIIRVWTYVTANEGFFKRTLNYVSFMVSSIVAALWLPQSDVVVTTSPQFFNGLAGYFVSRLKRMPWVLEIRDLWPESILAVGAIRNKAIIRMLEWVELFAYRKADRIVPVTDAFKRYMVKKGIPAEKIEVIKNGVDLSFFKEVTGLNPIAMELGLHGKFVAAYVGTHGMAHCLETILYSARELKEREDIVILLVGDGAERQRLLGMRDEMVLHNVIMLDQQPKEKMPYLWALSDVSLVLLKKSELFTTVIPSKIFESMAMKKPIILGVEGESAGIIKAAEAGFCIEPENSHALAECVLELYRNRDLAAKLGSNGRRHVAEHYDRTVLARRYESLLASLILSSRPTASPLVDGDQQSL; this is encoded by the coding sequence ATGCGGGTCCTGTTTCTTTCCCACTATTTTCCTCCTGAGGTGAATGCTCCAGCCTCGCGAACGTATGAGCACTGTAAGCAATGGGTGAGGGATGGCCACGAGGTGACGGTCGTGACCTGTGCACCTAATCATCCGCGCGGCAAGGTGTATGAAGGGTATAGCAACCGTTTCTTTCAACGGGAGGAAAAGGACGAGATTCGAATCATTCGGGTTTGGACCTATGTGACGGCCAATGAGGGTTTCTTTAAACGGACGCTGAACTATGTTTCATTTATGGTGTCGTCGATTGTGGCAGCGCTTTGGTTGCCACAATCAGATGTGGTCGTGACGACCTCTCCCCAGTTCTTCAATGGCCTTGCCGGGTATTTCGTCAGCCGATTAAAACGCATGCCGTGGGTGTTGGAAATCCGAGACCTCTGGCCGGAGTCGATTCTGGCCGTGGGAGCGATTAGGAATAAGGCAATTATTCGCATGCTGGAGTGGGTCGAGCTGTTCGCCTACCGAAAGGCTGATCGTATCGTGCCTGTGACCGACGCATTTAAACGGTATATGGTCAAGAAGGGGATTCCAGCTGAGAAAATCGAGGTCATCAAGAATGGAGTTGATCTGTCCTTCTTCAAGGAAGTCACTGGTCTAAATCCGATTGCGATGGAGCTTGGATTACACGGCAAGTTTGTTGCCGCTTACGTTGGAACGCATGGCATGGCGCACTGCCTTGAGACGATTCTGTATTCGGCGCGTGAGCTTAAAGAACGCGAAGACATTGTGATTCTTCTCGTCGGAGATGGAGCCGAACGTCAACGTTTACTGGGAATGCGGGATGAAATGGTGCTCCACAACGTCATCATGCTTGATCAACAACCGAAGGAGAAGATGCCCTATCTCTGGGCGCTTTCTGACGTGAGTCTGGTCCTATTGAAGAAGTCCGAGCTGTTCACAACGGTGATCCCCTCCAAGATTTTCGAAAGCATGGCGATGAAAAAGCCGATCATCCTAGGCGTGGAAGGGGAGAGTGCTGGGATTATCAAAGCTGCTGAGGCCGGTTTCTGTATCGAACCGGAGAACAGCCACGCACTTGCTGAATGTGTTCTGGAACTCTACAGGAATCGAGATTTGGCAGCGAAGCTCGGTTCAAACGGACGTCGGCATGTTGCGGAGCATTACGATCGTACAGTACTGGCAAGGCGATATGAATCTCTGCTGGCATCGCTCATTCTCTCCTCAAGACCCACCGCATCGCCGTTGGTAGATGGAGACCAGCAATCACTATAA
- a CDS encoding heparinase, with product MNNRSATNRLCLYLRTASHLKPTQVAFQILRRVFLSRPPQLGNDAIPLRNGMHLLCEPIPSKFSGSDTAFLFLNATKAFCAGGIDWKSAEMPKLWRYNLHYCDYLLDTDRSLQSKRQLISHWITHNPPGTADAWEPYTVSLRIVNWVKLFLQEPEIVVPEWLNVLYQQAAWLEKNIEYHILANHYLKNGKALFFAGSFFAGTDAERWLQKGLRILIEEADEQFLEDGGHYERSPMYHSICLEDYLDVLNLMTSNPGLISQEVVDRLTEKSNTALDFLNDVCLPDGEIPLFNDSALGIAPAPACIFEYARRITGYERPSLPTNLTIIEKAESGYFVIRNDGDMMIVDCGPVGPDYQPGHAHCDTLSYELALDGQRVVVDSGVYDYEAGARRRYSRSTKGHNTISVDGEEQSEIWGVFRVARRAYPIGATIVKLSGDRVRFEGMHDGFRRLSGKVMHKRAIEYDGRGTWTVRDEVTGTGKHDVESAIHLHPDYSTKQVNDCIKILKKDGKAIVRLELVGNALIRVEPGRYFPEFGIEHKNEVIVLSCSGTLPLEIGYRISKEC from the coding sequence ATGAATAACCGATCTGCAACAAATCGCCTGTGTCTTTACCTCCGGACTGCTTCCCACCTTAAGCCAACACAAGTTGCTTTTCAGATCTTACGCAGGGTTTTTCTTTCACGGCCTCCTCAACTTGGTAACGATGCCATCCCTCTTCGCAATGGGATGCACTTGCTGTGTGAGCCCATACCATCAAAGTTCTCCGGCTCCGATACAGCATTTTTGTTTCTCAACGCTACGAAGGCATTCTGTGCTGGGGGCATCGACTGGAAAAGCGCTGAGATGCCCAAACTCTGGCGCTACAATCTACACTATTGCGACTATCTGCTCGATACCGACCGATCGCTTCAGAGTAAGCGCCAACTGATAAGCCACTGGATTACCCATAATCCACCAGGGACTGCGGATGCTTGGGAGCCCTACACTGTTTCACTGCGCATCGTCAATTGGGTCAAGTTGTTCTTGCAAGAACCAGAAATTGTGGTGCCGGAATGGTTGAACGTTCTGTATCAACAGGCAGCCTGGCTTGAGAAGAATATTGAGTATCACATACTGGCCAACCATTATCTCAAAAACGGCAAAGCGCTCTTTTTCGCCGGAAGTTTTTTCGCTGGCACGGATGCAGAACGATGGCTGCAGAAGGGTTTGAGGATATTAATCGAAGAAGCGGACGAGCAGTTCCTGGAGGATGGTGGGCATTACGAGCGGAGTCCAATGTATCATTCGATATGTCTCGAAGACTACCTAGATGTGTTGAACCTCATGACTTCGAACCCTGGTCTCATAAGCCAGGAGGTGGTCGATCGGCTTACGGAAAAGTCAAACACGGCTCTGGATTTCTTAAATGATGTCTGCTTGCCCGATGGGGAGATCCCACTCTTCAATGACTCGGCTTTGGGCATTGCACCTGCGCCCGCTTGTATTTTTGAGTATGCCCGGCGGATCACTGGTTATGAACGGCCATCGCTGCCTACAAATCTGACGATTATTGAGAAGGCAGAAAGCGGCTACTTCGTAATACGCAATGACGGAGACATGATGATCGTTGACTGCGGACCCGTGGGACCCGATTACCAACCAGGGCACGCCCATTGCGATACTCTCAGCTATGAGCTCGCACTCGACGGCCAACGCGTCGTCGTAGATAGTGGTGTGTACGACTATGAAGCGGGTGCACGTCGACGATACTCCCGCAGCACCAAGGGGCACAATACGATCTCAGTGGACGGAGAGGAACAGTCGGAGATCTGGGGGGTATTCCGGGTTGCTAGGCGTGCATATCCCATTGGTGCGACCATCGTGAAGTTGTCGGGAGATCGGGTACGGTTTGAGGGGATGCATGATGGATTTAGACGGTTGTCTGGGAAGGTTATGCACAAGAGGGCGATTGAATACGATGGGCGTGGCACATGGACTGTGCGGGATGAAGTGACCGGGACGGGCAAGCACGATGTCGAAAGCGCTATTCACCTCCATCCGGATTACTCCACAAAACAAGTCAACGATTGCATCAAGATTCTTAAGAAGGATGGGAAAGCAATTGTCCGGCTGGAGCTCGTTGGAAACGCGTTGATTCGTGTGGAACCAGGTCGCTACTTTCCAGAATTTGGAATCGAGCACAAAAATGAGGTTATCGTGCTGTCTTGTTCCGGCACACTACCTCTGGAAATTGGTTATCGAATCAGTAAGGAATGCTGA
- a CDS encoding N-acetyl sugar amidotransferase, whose product MNSYQICTNCVMDTTDSMIVFDDKGVCDHCNTFWKHTLPNWHTDDRGRQELQTLVEKIKQVGKGKDFDCIIGMSGGIDSSFLTYVAKEQLGLRPLVFHVDAGWNSQEAVNNIEKMVDGLGLDLYTEVIDWEEMKDLQLAFFKSGVPHIDTPQDHAFFATMYKFAEQYKVNYILTGANLSTECVRNPVEWMYYQSDSVQLQDIHGQFGTRPLVNYPVTSILWHKVYLPYLKGIKVVRPLNYVSYIKQDAMKLLIDKFGWQPYLQKHFESRFTRFYESFWLPKRFGYDVRRVQYSSLILTGQMTREEALAKLEQLPYDELTISHDLEYVANKLGISVDELKSYIDLPKRTYRDYRSQRKIYDWGATVMKALGVEVGGKR is encoded by the coding sequence ATGAATAGCTATCAGATCTGCACAAACTGTGTCATGGACACCACAGACTCCATGATCGTCTTTGACGATAAGGGGGTCTGCGATCATTGCAACACCTTTTGGAAGCATACGTTGCCAAACTGGCATACGGACGACCGGGGACGGCAGGAATTGCAAACCCTCGTTGAAAAAATCAAACAAGTTGGGAAGGGAAAAGACTTCGACTGCATCATTGGTATGAGCGGTGGCATTGATAGTTCATTTTTGACGTATGTGGCTAAAGAGCAACTAGGGTTGCGTCCGTTGGTGTTTCATGTCGATGCAGGATGGAATTCTCAGGAAGCGGTTAACAATATTGAAAAGATGGTGGATGGTCTTGGACTGGATCTGTACACCGAAGTGATTGATTGGGAGGAGATGAAGGATCTCCAGTTGGCGTTTTTTAAATCGGGGGTACCACATATCGATACTCCTCAGGACCACGCCTTTTTTGCGACCATGTACAAGTTCGCGGAACAGTACAAAGTAAATTACATTCTTACTGGTGCGAATCTTTCTACGGAATGCGTTCGCAACCCAGTCGAGTGGATGTACTACCAGTCAGACTCCGTACAGCTTCAGGATATTCATGGGCAATTCGGAACCCGTCCGTTGGTCAATTACCCGGTAACCTCGATTCTCTGGCATAAGGTCTACCTGCCCTATCTGAAGGGGATCAAGGTGGTTCGACCGTTGAACTACGTCTCCTATATCAAGCAGGATGCCATGAAGTTGCTAATCGATAAGTTCGGCTGGCAGCCCTACCTTCAGAAACACTTTGAGTCTCGGTTTACTCGCTTCTACGAAAGTTTCTGGCTGCCTAAGCGTTTCGGCTACGATGTACGGCGAGTTCAATATTCGAGCTTGATCCTCACAGGGCAGATGACGCGCGAGGAGGCCCTAGCCAAGCTGGAACAGTTGCCCTATGACGAGTTAACCATCAGCCATGACCTAGAATATGTGGCCAACAAGTTGGGAATCTCAGTGGATGAACTGAAGAGCTACATAGATCTGCCCAAGAGGACGTATCGGGATTACAGGTCGCAACGGAAGATTTATGACTGGGGAGCCACGGTGATGAAGGCATTGGGGGTAGAGGTGGGTGGCAAGCGATGA
- a CDS encoding type II toxin-antitoxin system Phd/YefM family antitoxin: protein MVWSRMGKERKLSEIEEVSISQFKATCLAILARVKRTKKPILVLRKGEPIAQVVPPPLPSIPPSWLGSLSSSGEILGDILGPASAPEEWEAFRA from the coding sequence ATGGTATGGTCTCGCATGGGAAAAGAGCGCAAACTGTCTGAGATCGAAGAAGTCTCGATTTCTCAGTTCAAGGCGACATGCTTGGCGATTCTTGCACGGGTCAAGCGAACGAAGAAGCCTATTCTGGTCCTTCGCAAGGGAGAGCCGATTGCGCAGGTCGTGCCACCGCCTCTTCCTTCCATCCCTCCCTCGTGGCTAGGTTCATTGTCGAGTTCCGGTGAGATCCTTGGTGATATTCTTGGCCCAGCCTCCGCTCCGGAGGAATGGGAAGCCTTTCGCGCGTGA
- a CDS encoding type II toxin-antitoxin system VapC family toxin, whose translation MKLLLDTHILLWSVLEPDKLSTEVKAELEHAHNELWLSPITLWEVHLLAERKRLQLRPDPARWIEHLLATIPFREAPLTHAVALMSRRIDLAHQDPADRFLAATVVVYGLTLLTADERLLQSHQFPTLSAR comes from the coding sequence GTGAAGCTTCTGCTCGATACCCACATCCTTCTCTGGAGCGTGCTTGAGCCGGACAAGCTTTCGACGGAAGTGAAAGCCGAGCTGGAACACGCGCATAATGAACTCTGGCTATCACCCATCACGCTCTGGGAAGTCCATCTACTGGCTGAACGGAAACGGCTTCAGCTCCGGCCTGATCCTGCAAGGTGGATTGAGCACCTCTTGGCGACGATCCCATTTCGGGAAGCCCCTTTGACGCATGCCGTTGCCCTGATGAGTCGACGAATCGATCTTGCCCATCAAGATCCGGCCGATCGATTTCTTGCTGCAACGGTCGTTGTGTACGGCTTGACGTTGCTGACGGCCGATGAGCGCCTTCTTCAGTCGCATCAGTTCCCCACATTGTCGGCACGATAG
- a CDS encoding IS3 family transposase produces MAAESADPVERWTAKRRVVLVMSILKGETSVAEAARRHGLTVAEVEDWREKFLLGAENALRTRPKDEEAVKDEQIKKLKQKIGDLVLDNDYVTGGLETVPFGPEDIRRVRATLLGVSERRSCQVLGVSRAGLHRATGAGRRRGRTEPPWLERLRYWIQQYPTFGYRRLWVQLRFRDGIVVNRKVVYRVLSQKGWFVHQRVCTPRPRVQGWTSRADRSNERWAMDVTHIPCGQDGWAHLAAVIDCHDREVIGYELALRSRAKEAERAVEAACLQRFGTLRPMGAPVLRSDNGLIFQSRRFRQACRDYRLQQEFITPYTPEQNGIIERFFRSLKEECIWQHVFQTFEEARRVIRQWLQWYNHERPHQALGYRSPVQFRAQQSTQVA; encoded by the coding sequence ATGGCAGCAGAATCGGCAGATCCAGTTGAACGATGGACAGCCAAACGACGCGTGGTGTTGGTGATGAGCATCTTGAAGGGCGAGACTTCCGTGGCCGAGGCGGCTCGCAGACATGGCCTGACGGTGGCGGAGGTGGAGGACTGGCGGGAGAAGTTTCTGCTGGGCGCCGAGAATGCGCTCCGCACCCGCCCAAAAGACGAAGAGGCCGTCAAGGACGAGCAGATCAAGAAGCTCAAGCAGAAGATCGGCGATCTGGTCCTCGATAACGATTATGTTACGGGAGGCCTTGAAACCGTACCCTTTGGACCGGAAGACATCCGACGCGTGAGAGCGACGCTGTTGGGTGTCTCTGAGCGACGGAGCTGCCAGGTGCTCGGTGTCAGCCGAGCCGGTTTGCACCGAGCCACAGGAGCGGGACGACGCCGAGGCCGCACGGAGCCTCCATGGCTGGAACGGCTGCGGTATTGGATTCAACAGTATCCGACGTTTGGCTATCGCCGGTTGTGGGTGCAGTTGCGATTCCGAGATGGCATCGTGGTCAATCGGAAGGTGGTCTACCGTGTCCTGAGCCAGAAAGGATGGTTCGTGCATCAACGCGTCTGCACCCCACGCCCTCGCGTGCAAGGCTGGACGAGTCGGGCGGATCGCAGCAACGAACGATGGGCCATGGATGTGACGCACATTCCCTGTGGGCAGGATGGCTGGGCGCATCTTGCGGCGGTGATCGATTGTCATGATCGGGAAGTGATCGGCTACGAGTTGGCGCTCCGTAGTCGAGCGAAGGAGGCGGAGCGGGCGGTCGAAGCGGCCTGTCTACAGCGATTCGGGACGTTGCGTCCCATGGGCGCACCGGTTCTCCGCAGCGACAATGGGCTGATCTTTCAGAGCCGGCGCTTTCGGCAGGCGTGTCGGGACTATCGGCTGCAGCAGGAATTTATCACGCCGTATACGCCGGAGCAGAATGGGATCATCGAACGGTTCTTTCGCAGTCTCAAAGAAGAGTGTATCTGGCAACATGTCTTTCAGACATTCGAGGAGGCGCGACGAGTTATTCGGCAATGGCTCCAGTGGTACAACCACGAACGGCCACATCAAGCGCTCGGGTACCGGAGTCCCGTCCAATTCCGCGCGCAACAGTCAACCCAGGTGGCTTGA
- the wbuZ gene encoding glycosyl amidation-associated protein WbuZ, with protein sequence MLRPRIIPCLLVKNGGLVKTVQFDKPKYVGDPINAVRIFNEKEVDELIVLDIDATVQNREPNYTMIANLAAECRMPLCYGGGVRTAEQVQKIISLGVEKVALSASAVQTSRLISEAAERVGSQSVVVVMDVKKSGLLQRYEVYTHNGGRKTGLDPAEFAKQAEALGAGEIVVNSIDRDGVMKGYDLDLISRVRDATSLPMTVLGGAGSLNDITNLIRSFGVIGAAAGSLFVFKGVYRAVLINYPSRADKDALIMQAFQSV encoded by the coding sequence ATGTTACGTCCACGGATCATTCCCTGTTTGCTGGTAAAGAATGGCGGACTTGTCAAGACGGTGCAGTTCGACAAACCGAAGTATGTCGGGGATCCTATCAATGCTGTGCGAATCTTCAATGAGAAAGAGGTTGATGAGCTCATTGTTCTAGATATTGATGCCACAGTGCAGAACCGAGAACCGAACTATACGATGATTGCCAATCTGGCGGCAGAATGCCGAATGCCGCTCTGTTATGGTGGTGGCGTCAGAACGGCGGAGCAGGTTCAAAAAATCATCAGTCTAGGGGTTGAAAAGGTGGCGTTGAGTGCCTCCGCAGTGCAAACGTCTAGGCTGATTTCAGAAGCCGCTGAGCGGGTGGGCAGCCAAAGTGTCGTGGTCGTCATGGATGTGAAGAAGTCCGGCCTGCTTCAGCGCTACGAAGTATATACTCATAACGGTGGGCGAAAAACGGGCCTTGATCCAGCTGAATTTGCAAAGCAGGCAGAGGCCCTTGGAGCTGGCGAAATAGTGGTGAACTCGATTGATCGGGACGGTGTCATGAAAGGGTATGACCTTGATCTGATATCACGAGTGCGAGATGCCACATCGTTACCGATGACCGTTCTTGGCGGTGCCGGGTCGTTGAATGACATTACCAACCTGATTCGCTCATTCGGTGTTATTGGCGCTGCAGCGGGAAGTTTATTTGTGTTTAAGGGCGTTTACCGGGCCGTGTTGATCAATTACCCGAGTCGTGCCGACAAAGATGCCTTGATCATGCAGGCGTTTCAATCCGTATAG